One Oscillatoria sp. FACHB-1406 genomic window carries:
- a CDS encoding low molecular weight protein tyrosine phosphatase family protein — translation MKKLLFICSRNRLRSPTAEAIFSEYEGLEVDSAGLDRDAENILDSEAVQWADIIFVMEKSHRKKLSAKFGAWLKNKRVICLDIPDNYEYMDPALVELLKKKVLPILKIET, via the coding sequence ATGAAAAAGCTTCTTTTTATTTGCAGTCGAAATCGCTTGCGAAGTCCAACCGCAGAAGCTATCTTTTCTGAGTATGAAGGATTAGAAGTCGATTCGGCAGGATTGGATCGAGATGCAGAAAATATATTAGACAGCGAAGCCGTGCAATGGGCAGATATTATTTTTGTGATGGAAAAGTCTCACCGGAAAAAATTATCTGCAAAGTTTGGGGCATGGCTTAAAAATAAGCGGGTTATTTGCTTAGATATTCCGGATAACTATGAATATATGGATCCTGCCTTAGTCGAGTTGCTTAAAAAGAAAGTGTTACCGATATTAAAGATTGAGACTTAA
- a CDS encoding YkvA family protein, whose product MRIDRARLYNRLKQQAKKLKQETYALYLAGRDRRVPWYARLLAVAIAAYLFSPLDLIPDFIPILGYLDDLILVPLGIWLVLKMIPPTVLNECRQRATLEIDRDKPSSSIVAAIIISLWFICGVLIFVWIGRMLKK is encoded by the coding sequence ATGAGAATCGATCGCGCTCGATTATACAATCGCCTCAAACAACAGGCGAAAAAACTCAAGCAAGAAACTTACGCGCTCTACTTGGCGGGGCGAGATCGCCGCGTGCCGTGGTATGCTAGATTGCTGGCGGTTGCGATCGCGGCTTATCTCTTCAGTCCGCTCGATCTCATCCCGGATTTTATTCCGATCCTTGGCTATCTCGACGATCTGATTCTCGTTCCTTTGGGGATTTGGCTGGTCTTGAAAATGATTCCACCAACGGTATTAAATGAATGTCGGCAAAGAGCAACACTTGAAATCGATCGCGACAAACCCAGCAGTTCAATAGTGGCTGCTATTATTATTAGCCTTTGGTTTATTTGCGGAGTTTTAATATTTGTTTGGATCGGACGAATGCTGAAGAAATAA
- a CDS encoding FkbM family methyltransferase has protein sequence MSKLKSFLKKVIKTISGYDINGCGRGSYGLARKNVEMESLYPGSIILREKTEDEVQGTRGIYDYLRRLRLKTILEKYQIDVVLDVGANIGQFGRELRAMGYEGKIISFEPISSAFEVLKQVSGSDPNWEIHKLALGRQNGEQKIHVASDSAFTSFLKSNAWCEKQFGESAVGSREETVTVRRLDEVLNEMVEKREQARMYLKMDTQGYDLEAIAGLEGQYDGIFGLQSEISVIPIYQGMPHLTESISFFEKAGFEIAGLYPVSQQSSTVQVIEFDCLMVKSSRKKELELSNALSTAVS, from the coding sequence ATGAGCAAATTAAAAAGTTTTTTAAAGAAAGTTATCAAAACTATTAGTGGATATGACATTAATGGTTGCGGTCGCGGTTCCTACGGACTGGCCAGAAAAAATGTAGAAATGGAGTCTCTCTATCCAGGAAGCATCATCTTGAGAGAAAAAACAGAAGATGAGGTGCAGGGAACTCGGGGCATTTATGACTATTTACGCAGACTGAGACTCAAAACGATATTAGAGAAGTATCAGATCGATGTTGTCCTAGATGTCGGTGCGAATATCGGTCAGTTTGGCCGCGAGTTAAGGGCGATGGGCTATGAGGGGAAAATTATTTCGTTTGAACCGATATCGAGTGCCTTTGAAGTCTTAAAGCAAGTCTCCGGTAGCGATCCCAATTGGGAGATCCACAAACTCGCTTTGGGAAGACAAAATGGAGAACAGAAAATTCATGTAGCCAGTGATTCTGCCTTTACCTCCTTCTTAAAATCTAATGCTTGGTGCGAGAAACAGTTTGGTGAAAGCGCAGTTGGAAGCCGAGAAGAAACGGTAACTGTCCGTCGTCTGGATGAGGTGCTGAATGAAATGGTCGAGAAGCGCGAGCAAGCAAGAATGTATTTAAAAATGGATACTCAAGGTTATGATTTAGAAGCAATCGCAGGGCTTGAAGGTCAGTATGATGGGATTTTCGGATTGCAGAGCGAGATCTCTGTTATCCCCATTTATCAAGGTATGCCTCATTTAACAGAGAGTATTTCATTCTTTGAGAAGGCTGGATTTGAAATAGCGGGTTTGTATCCTGTGAGTCAGCAAAGCTCTACCGTTCAGGTGATTGAGTTCGACTGTTTGATGGTCAAATCTAGCCGCAAAAAAGAGTTAGAGTTGTCTAATGCTCTGAGTACGGCTGTTAGTTAG
- the sbcC gene encoding exonuclease subunit SbcC, with translation MIPLQLTLKNFLSYRSAALDFRSFHTACVCGANGAGKSSLLEAITWVLWGQSRAATDDDVILMGAKDVRVDFTFISNNQTYRVIRSRAVGKSVALDFQVETNKGNFRSITAKSVRATQEQITFYLKLDYDTFVNSAYLRQGRADEFMMRRPSERKQVLADLLKLDRYEELSEKAKEVGKELKGKIEQLQSNLEPLENELKRRGEIGEEAGELEGQLKQLEGQQKQDEGALQALQDKQRDRANWEQQVRWQQERCEQLQRECDRAQQDRDRVRQRLNELQQLCDREVEITAGYQELLQLQQQEEVLSAKFQTYQDSQQQKQQIEQQLTQKLNDLNLEIRQFQTRIETLEQQQQELQETLRRAPEISAALVQLQQHRQRLQELDRLQLEVSPLSQRRNTLLVEIDRARAKLSARVEQLQVRVSEFARIIDDIPHQRKKLLDIVAKVEALKKKKVYRDRVNEKGQESNKEIARLQENENTYTQQIAELETKLTLLKTPEALCPLCERPLDAHHHQQVVEKTRSQQDVLNERIWQLRQQIVAYEAEVKNLRLEYKQLTDELVPHESLSQQQGQLASELDRAFEMQEQMEEIKAELAELENAIAAGNFALEAQTELQNLDRQLQTLHYNEETHALVRGEEKRWRWAEVKQANLEDAKRKQEQIDIQKPQLQAQLQQLRDAVEQLRLNSPLQRQLQEVEDAIAQLGYDRTQHQQLIAAARQAQSWQLPYQNLQRARGEIPEQQARLTATEQQLQARQSETATMREHLASLTAQMTQIADYSAEIASLEGKVQQGRRERDDAIARRGRVQQQLAQIERFQTQYEESTEELQSLRRKSRVYQELARAFGKNGIQALTIENILPNLEAQTNQILARLTGNQLHVQFITQKASKSASKRKAKTIDTLEILIADARGTRPYETYSGGEAFRINFSIRLALARLLAQSAGTSLQMLIIDEGFGTQDREGCDRLIAAINAIASDFSCILTVTHMPQFKEAFQTRIEVHKTEAGSQLQLLN, from the coding sequence ATGATTCCTCTCCAACTCACCCTCAAAAATTTCTTGAGCTATCGCTCGGCAGCACTCGATTTCCGCAGTTTTCATACAGCTTGCGTTTGCGGTGCAAATGGGGCGGGTAAGTCTTCTCTGCTCGAGGCGATTACTTGGGTTCTTTGGGGGCAAAGTCGGGCAGCGACGGATGACGATGTAATTTTGATGGGGGCAAAAGATGTCCGTGTCGATTTTACTTTTATTAGTAACAATCAGACGTATCGAGTTATTCGATCGCGCGCGGTGGGAAAAAGTGTGGCGCTCGATTTTCAGGTGGAAACGAATAAGGGAAACTTTCGTTCGATTACCGCAAAAAGCGTCCGCGCCACGCAAGAACAGATTACTTTTTACCTCAAACTCGACTACGATACTTTCGTTAATTCTGCCTATTTACGACAGGGGCGCGCCGATGAGTTTATGATGCGCCGTCCTAGCGAGCGCAAGCAAGTTTTAGCAGATTTATTAAAGCTCGATCGCTATGAGGAACTTTCGGAGAAAGCAAAGGAAGTCGGTAAGGAGTTAAAGGGAAAAATCGAGCAGTTGCAATCGAACTTGGAACCGCTGGAAAACGAACTGAAAAGGCGCGGCGAGATTGGGGAGGAAGCAGGAGAATTAGAGGGGCAGTTAAAGCAACTCGAAGGGCAGCAGAAGCAGGATGAAGGCGCGTTACAAGCGTTGCAGGACAAGCAGCGCGATCGCGCGAATTGGGAACAGCAGGTACGCTGGCAGCAGGAACGTTGCGAACAATTGCAGCGAGAATGCGATCGCGCCCAGCAAGATCGCGATCGCGTGCGGCAGCGTCTCAACGAACTCCAACAATTGTGCGATCGCGAAGTTGAAATTACCGCCGGATATCAAGAATTATTGCAACTGCAACAACAAGAAGAAGTTCTCTCTGCTAAATTCCAAACCTACCAAGATTCGCAACAACAAAAGCAGCAGATCGAGCAACAGTTAACCCAAAAACTCAACGATCTCAACCTCGAAATTCGTCAGTTTCAAACTCGCATTGAAACCTTAGAACAACAGCAACAAGAACTCCAAGAAACGCTGCGCCGCGCGCCAGAAATAAGCGCCGCCCTCGTTCAACTCCAACAGCACCGCCAACGCTTGCAAGAACTCGATCGCTTGCAACTCGAAGTTTCTCCGCTCTCTCAACGGCGCAATACTTTGCTCGTTGAAATCGATCGCGCCCGAGCAAAACTAAGCGCTCGTGTCGAACAACTCCAAGTCCGAGTTTCAGAGTTTGCTCGAATCATTGATGATATTCCCCACCAGCGCAAAAAATTGCTCGATATTGTTGCTAAAGTAGAGGCTTTAAAGAAAAAGAAAGTCTACCGCGATCGCGTCAACGAGAAAGGACAAGAAAGCAATAAAGAAATCGCTCGCCTCCAAGAAAACGAAAATACTTACACCCAACAAATCGCCGAGTTAGAAACAAAATTAACTCTCCTCAAAACGCCCGAAGCGCTTTGTCCGCTGTGCGAACGCCCCCTCGACGCGCACCACCACCAACAGGTTGTTGAGAAAACTCGCAGCCAACAAGATGTTTTAAACGAGCGAATTTGGCAGTTGCGCCAGCAAATTGTTGCTTATGAAGCGGAAGTAAAAAACTTGCGCCTCGAGTACAAACAACTCACCGATGAATTAGTCCCTCACGAGAGCTTGTCCCAACAGCAAGGACAGTTGGCTTCAGAACTCGATCGCGCTTTTGAAATGCAAGAACAAATGGAGGAGATAAAAGCGGAATTAGCCGAGTTAGAAAACGCGATCGCCGCCGGTAATTTTGCCCTAGAAGCGCAAACCGAATTGCAAAACCTCGATCGCCAATTGCAAACCCTCCACTACAACGAAGAGACGCACGCCCTAGTACGCGGCGAAGAAAAGCGCTGGCGTTGGGCGGAGGTGAAGCAAGCGAACTTGGAGGACGCTAAACGCAAACAGGAACAAATTGACATCCAAAAACCGCAACTCCAAGCGCAACTGCAACAATTGCGCGATGCAGTGGAACAGTTACGCCTCAATTCCCCGCTTCAACGGCAGTTACAAGAAGTTGAGGACGCGATCGCGCAATTAGGGTACGATCGCACTCAGCACCAACAACTCATCGCCGCCGCCCGCCAAGCGCAATCCTGGCAGTTACCCTACCAAAACTTGCAGCGCGCCCGAGGCGAAATCCCCGAACAGCAAGCGCGGTTGACAGCGACAGAACAGCAGTTACAAGCGCGACAGTCGGAAACGGCAACGATGCGAGAGCATTTAGCCAGTTTAACCGCACAAATGACGCAAATTGCCGATTATAGCGCCGAAATTGCGAGTTTAGAAGGAAAAGTACAGCAGGGGCGACGAGAAAGAGACGACGCGATCGCGCGCCGTGGTAGAGTGCAACAACAACTCGCCCAAATCGAGCGCTTTCAAACCCAATACGAAGAAAGCACCGAAGAATTGCAATCCCTACGCCGCAAATCTCGCGTTTACCAAGAACTCGCCCGCGCCTTCGGGAAAAACGGTATTCAAGCGCTGACAATTGAGAATATTTTACCTAACTTGGAAGCGCAAACCAATCAAATTTTAGCCCGTTTAACGGGCAATCAGTTGCACGTTCAATTTATTACCCAAAAAGCGAGTAAAAGCGCTTCAAAACGGAAGGCAAAAACCATCGATACTCTCGAAATTTTAATTGCCGACGCGCGCGGAACTCGCCCCTACGAGACTTATTCCGGCGGCGAAGCCTTCCGCATTAACTTTTCGATTCGTTTAGCTTTAGCGCGATTGCTGGCTCAGAGCGCCGGAACCTCCCTGCAAATGCTGATTATCGATGAAGGATTCGGCACGCAGGATCGGGAAGGGTGCGATCGCTTGATTGCTGCCATTAACGCGATCGCCTCTGACTTTTCTTGCATCCTCACCGTCACCCATATGCCCCAATTTAAGGAAGCGTTTCAAACGCGAATTGAAGTGCATAAAACCGAAGCCGGTTCGCAACTGCAACTATTAAATTAA
- a CDS encoding DUF3370 domain-containing protein, with product MKVKFITLFLLGFLVVFVPACLDRIPFAQRKLSAAEPQEIVRNNEVRSLPGKLDSIPMFNSNSPEWVKTEGILLSTFPPTGKRVPAAHLNYPFNGDFTLFAHHFTHTPPNLQTLYLGILVHNPGEQPVTLSIPAAASYLLEPDAPFQQKPPMSENPDGAIFSGPGIRAVDSVMRGKRQADFPEKILIPPRQSRMLMNLPIPVRGLEKPVNGRSSFLRLNGSDTVYMASLAMYAKKTPEGTERAPTLAEWQQLLDTGNLAGPRDKTPTPPTQTSGQLIYGRVAGVQLGSTWQATITDSDTDILPLPAPDRAISYAIDTLRGGELSTYPIQAAPLAVRYPDTAYESHANYAVNYDLTLPLANINDYYGVRRARTVELTLETPLKEGRLSRGGLIFRQPSWDFPFFRGTVRLRYKDDSGQEVTRYVHLWHRRGQVLEPLVSLTLQPQERRTVRLDFLYPPDSVPPQVLTVSAK from the coding sequence ATGAAAGTAAAATTTATTACCTTATTTTTGCTCGGTTTTCTGGTCGTGTTTGTTCCTGCTTGCCTCGATCGCATTCCGTTCGCGCAGAGAAAGCTAAGCGCGGCAGAGCCTCAAGAGATCGTCCGCAATAATGAAGTGCGATCGCTCCCCGGCAAATTAGACAGTATTCCGATGTTCAACAGTAACAGTCCTGAATGGGTAAAAACCGAAGGGATTCTCCTTTCTACCTTTCCCCCCACCGGAAAACGAGTTCCCGCCGCCCACCTAAACTACCCCTTCAACGGAGATTTCACCCTCTTCGCCCACCACTTCACCCACACGCCCCCCAACTTACAAACCCTTTACCTCGGCATTCTCGTCCACAATCCCGGCGAACAACCCGTCACCCTTTCAATTCCCGCCGCTGCTAGCTATTTACTCGAACCCGATGCACCGTTCCAGCAGAAACCACCAATGAGCGAAAATCCCGATGGTGCGATTTTTTCAGGCCCGGGTATCCGCGCTGTCGATAGCGTCATGCGCGGGAAGCGACAAGCCGATTTCCCCGAAAAAATCTTGATTCCGCCCCGCCAGAGTCGGATGTTGATGAATTTGCCGATTCCCGTGCGCGGACTGGAGAAACCCGTTAACGGGCGCTCGAGTTTTCTGCGGTTGAACGGCAGCGATACGGTGTATATGGCTTCCTTGGCGATGTATGCGAAGAAAACGCCAGAAGGTACGGAGCGCGCCCCCACGCTCGCTGAATGGCAGCAACTCCTGGATACGGGGAACTTAGCTGGACCGCGCGACAAAACGCCAACGCCGCCAACGCAAACGAGCGGACAATTGATTTACGGGCGCGTTGCGGGCGTACAATTGGGTTCGACCTGGCAGGCAACGATAACGGATTCCGACACCGACATTTTACCCCTGCCCGCGCCCGATCGCGCCATTTCCTACGCGATCGATACCCTGCGCGGCGGCGAACTCAGTACCTACCCTATTCAAGCAGCCCCCTTAGCCGTCCGTTACCCCGACACCGCCTACGAATCCCACGCTAACTATGCCGTAAATTACGACCTTACGCTGCCTTTAGCAAACATCAATGATTACTACGGCGTTCGCCGCGCCCGTACCGTTGAGTTAACCCTAGAAACGCCCTTAAAAGAAGGCAGACTCTCGCGCGGCGGACTGATTTTCCGGCAGCCCTCCTGGGATTTTCCCTTCTTCCGAGGGACGGTCAGATTGCGATATAAAGATGACAGCGGCCAGGAAGTCACGCGCTACGTGCATTTGTGGCATCGACGCGGGCAGGTTTTAGAGCCGTTAGTTTCCTTAACGTTGCAACCGCAAGAACGGCGAACCGTCCGGTTAGATTTCCTCTACCCGCCGGATTCCGTCCCGCCGCAAGTTTTGACGGTGAGTGCCAAATAG
- a CDS encoding STAS domain-containing protein yields MNFVLHLRGTLDFPTAFLVQQQLNQWADNQPIPPGSRWIIDFIGVERVSVSGLFIFSELFRLAARKQCTLRLCNLTLPAGMRLQLQYASPKTKVWQPIPSRSLPIPRTLGVSQQFARIRQRLIAAEQLRGGEAAVSGYAFKTSNTDAQTQF; encoded by the coding sequence ATGAATTTTGTTTTACACCTTCGCGGCACCCTTGATTTCCCAACTGCATTTCTCGTTCAGCAGCAGTTAAACCAGTGGGCAGACAACCAACCCATTCCTCCAGGCTCTCGCTGGATTATTGATTTTATCGGAGTTGAGCGAGTTAGCGTCTCCGGTTTATTCATCTTCAGCGAACTATTCCGATTAGCAGCCCGAAAACAATGCACCCTGCGTCTGTGCAACCTCACCCTACCCGCAGGTATGAGATTGCAGTTGCAGTACGCCAGCCCCAAAACCAAAGTTTGGCAACCCATCCCTTCGCGATCGCTTCCCATTCCTCGAACTCTCGGAGTCTCCCAGCAATTTGCCCGTATTAGACAGCGCTTAATCGCAGCCGAACAGTTGCGAGGCGGAGAAGCTGCCGTTAGCGGTTATGCCTTCAAAACCAGCAATACCGACGCTCAAACCCAGTTTTAG
- a CDS encoding saccharopine dehydrogenase NADP-binding domain-containing protein translates to MTANQQVLILGGSGRIGSSVAADIVAYTPARVLLAGRNPIAGEEIARKLGEKAQFVALELDALAPLHSAIAQSNLVIHCAGPFHHRDGRVLKHCIETGVPYLDVSDHRSFTQKALQFQTEAERAGVTAIVNTGIFPGISNSMVRRGVEWLDRPDRIHLSYVVAGSGGAGLTVMRTTFLGLQHPFEAWIEGKWQTVKPYSDRETVTFPSPYDRAGVYWYDMPETFTLPATFPVQTAITKFGSVPDLYNYLTWWVAKTWPNSWLQNRQVIEFLSTVSYKMTQVSDRFSGIGVAIRSEVSGLKAGNPATHCSTLVHENTAVAAGGGTGSLAQLILDGRLHKPGVWPVEAALPTDLFEETMQARGIKICDVNNA, encoded by the coding sequence ATGACAGCAAATCAACAAGTGTTAATTTTAGGCGGCAGCGGTCGTATAGGCAGCAGCGTAGCAGCGGATATTGTCGCCTACACGCCAGCGCGGGTACTCCTAGCGGGGAGAAATCCGATCGCGGGCGAAGAGATTGCCCGAAAATTGGGAGAAAAGGCGCAGTTCGTTGCCCTAGAGTTAGACGCTCTCGCCCCCCTGCATTCCGCGATTGCGCAATCCAATCTCGTCATTCATTGTGCCGGTCCCTTTCACCATCGCGATGGGCGCGTTCTCAAACATTGTATTGAAACGGGCGTTCCTTATCTCGATGTCAGCGATCATCGTTCTTTTACCCAAAAAGCGCTGCAATTTCAAACGGAGGCAGAACGCGCGGGAGTAACCGCGATCGTGAATACGGGGATTTTTCCTGGCATTTCCAATAGTATGGTGCGTCGGGGAGTTGAATGGTTAGATCGTCCCGATCGCATCCATCTCAGTTATGTCGTCGCCGGTTCGGGCGGTGCGGGTTTAACGGTGATGCGAACGACGTTTTTAGGGCTGCAACATCCCTTTGAAGCTTGGATTGAGGGCAAATGGCAAACTGTCAAACCGTATAGCGATCGCGAAACCGTCACCTTCCCCTCGCCCTACGATCGCGCGGGCGTTTACTGGTACGATATGCCGGAAACCTTTACACTCCCCGCAACCTTCCCCGTCCAAACCGCGATTACCAAATTCGGTTCCGTTCCCGATTTATACAACTACCTAACGTGGTGGGTGGCAAAAACTTGGCCCAACTCTTGGCTGCAAAATCGCCAGGTTATCGAATTTTTGTCCACCGTCAGCTATAAAATGACCCAAGTTAGCGATCGCTTTAGCGGGATTGGCGTTGCGATTCGTTCCGAAGTTTCCGGACTGAAAGCTGGCAACCCCGCAACCCACTGTTCGACGCTCGTTCATGAAAATACTGCCGTTGCAGCCGGTGGCGGAACGGGTTCGCTCGCGCAACTAATTTTAGACGGCAGATTGCACAAACCGGGCGTTTGGCCTGTCGAAGCAGCCTTGCCCACCGATCTGTTTGAAGAGACGATGCAAGCGCGGGGGATTAAGATTTGTGACGTTAACAATGCTTAA
- a CDS encoding phycobiliprotein lyase: MHSQFQQFFDCCVGNWVAERTYHYLAHQEVERSRTEFQIEPLSEELKLKVLSDNVYPSPGNLAALPGYHLSFYTVSETGEEVSQQLNFLFVPTQDNSTEIEGDYLRDRAYEEARPLISHFRFAPETHELLMTTQYTRVVSVDSITLVNPNLRIRKIINYLRPPEGQPLAQISLVGFGVEQKGA; this comes from the coding sequence ATGCACTCACAATTTCAACAATTTTTCGACTGTTGCGTTGGAAATTGGGTAGCAGAACGCACCTATCATTATCTTGCTCATCAGGAAGTCGAGCGATCGCGAACGGAATTTCAGATCGAGCCTTTAAGCGAGGAACTGAAACTCAAAGTTCTCTCGGACAACGTTTATCCGTCTCCCGGAAATTTAGCAGCCCTTCCCGGATATCATCTCAGCTTTTATACGGTATCGGAAACCGGCGAAGAAGTCTCCCAGCAGCTTAATTTTTTATTCGTTCCCACGCAGGACAATAGCACGGAGATTGAAGGCGACTATCTGCGCGATCGCGCCTACGAAGAAGCGCGCCCCCTCATCTCTCACTTTCGCTTCGCCCCCGAGACGCACGAACTCTTAATGACAACGCAATATACGAGAGTGGTTTCAGTCGATTCGATTACCCTTGTCAACCCTAACTTAAGAATTCGTAAAATTATTAACTATCTCCGCCCCCCGGAAGGGCAGCCCCTCGCCCAGATTTCCCTAGTCGGTTTTGGGGTAGAACAAAAAGGAGCCTAA
- a CDS encoding ADP-ribosylglycohydrolase family protein: MATTANLEDIALGCLLGALAGDAAGATLEFLTNPPTAEEVRWAMAMSGGGVMQVAPGQITDDGELTLSLLQTLAESEGFDLEAIARSYACWIESNPFDIGITTSSSLGSYASSQWQDVWQKEGYAAVMQRAAATYCMESKANGSLMRAAPLGVWGYRLEDEELAHYAIQDSQLSHPNLCCCYAVACYAIAIASLMQFPGQRKIAFNRAKSWLESQAESDERTEVSEWLQDAENNRDIPYAPQIGFVKIAFTHAFRHLYWGTNYESAIAQTLAGGGDTDTNACIVGGLIGAADGIEGIPAAMQTAIIECDTHLGQNPRPDFLHPSQVPERVKALIASVE, translated from the coding sequence ATGGCAACGACAGCGAATCTCGAAGATATTGCCCTCGGTTGTCTGCTGGGGGCGCTAGCCGGAGATGCAGCCGGGGCAACGCTAGAGTTTTTAACCAATCCACCCACCGCAGAGGAAGTTCGGTGGGCGATGGCGATGTCGGGAGGGGGCGTAATGCAAGTTGCGCCGGGACAAATTACCGATGATGGGGAATTAACGCTGTCATTGTTGCAAACCCTAGCAGAGAGTGAGGGATTCGATCTTGAAGCGATCGCGCGTTCCTATGCTTGCTGGATCGAATCCAATCCCTTCGATATCGGGATTACAACTTCTTCTTCCCTAGGTTCTTATGCTTCCTCTCAATGGCAGGATGTTTGGCAAAAAGAAGGCTACGCCGCCGTTATGCAGCGCGCTGCAGCGACATACTGCATGGAATCAAAAGCAAATGGCAGTTTAATGCGCGCCGCACCGTTGGGAGTGTGGGGATATCGTCTCGAGGATGAAGAACTGGCGCACTACGCAATCCAGGACTCGCAGTTATCGCACCCGAATTTATGCTGCTGCTATGCTGTGGCTTGTTACGCGATCGCGATCGCCAGTTTAATGCAATTTCCGGGGCAACGAAAAATCGCCTTCAACCGCGCTAAATCCTGGTTGGAATCGCAAGCCGAATCGGACGAACGGACAGAAGTGAGCGAATGGTTGCAAGATGCAGAAAATAACCGCGATATTCCCTACGCGCCGCAGATTGGCTTCGTCAAGATTGCGTTTACTCATGCGTTCCGCCATTTATACTGGGGGACAAACTACGAAAGCGCGATCGCCCAAACCCTAGCAGGCGGCGGCGATACCGATACCAACGCCTGCATCGTCGGTGGTTTAATCGGCGCGGCGGACGGTATTGAGGGCATTCCCGCCGCCATGCAAACTGCCATTATCGAGTGCGATACTCACCTCGGACAAAATCCTCGCCCCGATTTTCTGCATCCATCCCAAGTTCCCGAACGAGTTAAGGCTTTAATCGCTTCGGTTGAGTAA
- a CDS encoding sigma-70 family RNA polymerase sigma factor gives MDADSIDTRLKQYALEARRYPPKSKGRQKALTALIAELQNSDLLCRPFPWMFQESYKEIYAEAQQMLFGHICEKIDCYDPDKRVLQWANFLLKKRFFVQACRAIYPNSKQKKGRLFFHSLDDFESLETLERLRTRNAPLLSEQILDCLAEDPQGLFESTYTKKPEANFQYIAQQLVAGYTWRELSLELGLEISTLSSFYTRYLKKFSPLLKSYLKT, from the coding sequence ATGGATGCCGATTCGATTGATACGCGCTTAAAACAATATGCCCTAGAAGCTCGGAGATATCCTCCTAAATCGAAAGGACGACAGAAAGCATTAACCGCTTTGATTGCAGAACTTCAAAATTCTGACCTTCTATGTCGTCCCTTTCCGTGGATGTTTCAAGAAAGTTACAAAGAAATTTACGCCGAAGCCCAGCAAATGCTGTTCGGGCATATCTGCGAAAAAATTGATTGTTACGATCCCGATAAAAGAGTTTTACAGTGGGCAAACTTCCTCCTCAAAAAGCGTTTTTTCGTTCAAGCTTGTCGTGCAATTTACCCCAATTCAAAGCAAAAAAAGGGGCGTTTGTTTTTCCATTCTCTTGATGATTTTGAATCCTTAGAGACTTTAGAAAGGCTCAGAACCAGAAACGCTCCCTTACTCAGCGAACAAATCTTAGATTGCTTAGCTGAAGATCCCCAAGGTTTATTTGAATCAACCTACACCAAAAAACCTGAAGCTAATTTTCAGTATATCGCTCAACAACTGGTTGCAGGCTATACTTGGCGAGAACTTTCCCTCGAACTCGGCTTAGAAATTTCAACTCTCAGTAGTTTTTACACTCGATATCTCAAAAAGTTTTCTCCGCTTCTTAAAAGTTATTTAAAAACTTAA